Proteins co-encoded in one Xiphophorus couchianus chromosome 16, X_couchianus-1.0, whole genome shotgun sequence genomic window:
- the LOC114160162 gene encoding LOW QUALITY PROTEIN: retinoic acid-induced protein 3 (The sequence of the model RefSeq protein was modified relative to this genomic sequence to represent the inferred CDS: inserted 2 bases in 1 codon) yields the protein MCFSVAGTNCHIXRELIKKGRALLWITKAIMAVSYASLFPLVFLVYAPLACQSQNTTISSTTTSSNITYLTGVKGCGTGLNPEYRYLCDRRAAWGIVLETLASAGFLLSIGLLLGLLLWTLCACVSSRHSRSGTVGGSILSVCMFLLATAGIFAITFSFIIGLTPQTCPTRVFLFGVLFALAFSCLLARCLAMLGFAAARGWGEPGVALGLFAVQVIISTEWLIIVLVRDEKPCEYSQTEFAMLQIYVLCLLLISLILSMHILCRSCFTHSYSYTGPINQQWRAQATTLCFTLLLSACIWVVWIAMLTRGNPEVDRRPVWDDPVLSIALVANGWALVIGHGLSQVAFFCRGEATAQEVPLNFVGWTSPSADIPGLGSQKEGKENGSFETDGENRRGRRAEPALRSPYESGFSMTEIDPNKDYTIPRPQTTNFNQPYDEYYGEE from the exons ATGTGCTTTTCTGTTGCAGGAACAAACTGCCACAT GAGAGAGTTGATCAAGAAAGGCCGAGCCCTCCTGTGGATTACTAAAGCCATCATGGCTGTTTCATATGCATCCCTCTTCCCCCTTGTCTTCCTTGTCTATGCCCCTCTCGCATGCCAGTCCCAAAACACCACAATAAGCTCCACAACCACTTCCTCAAACATTACCTACCTGACGGGTGTGAAAGGCTGTGGAACTGGACTGAATCCAGAGTACAGGTACCTGTGTGACCGCCGGGCGGCATGGGGCATAGTGCTGGAGACCCTTGCCTCTGCAGGCTTCCTGTTGAGTATAGGTCTCCTTCTGGGCCTGCTGCTCTGGACCTTGTGCGCCTGCGTGTCTTCTCGGCACAGCCGCAGCGGCACAGTCGGGGGCTCCATACTCTCCGTGTGCATGTTCCTCCTGGCCACAGCTGGCATCTTCGCCATCACCTTCTCCTTCATCATCGGCCTCACCCCCCAGACCTGCCCTACCAGGGTCTTCCTCTTCGGGGTGCTCTTCGCGCTGGCCTTCTCCTGCCTGCTGGCTCGCTGCCTCGCAATGCTGGGCTTCGCTGCCGCTCGAGGCTGGGGGGAACCGGGCGTGGCCTTGGGGCTCTTTGCCGTGCAGGTCATCATCTCCACAGAGTGGCTCATCATCGTCCTGGTGCGGGACGAGAAACCCTGCGAATACAGCCAGACGGAGTTTGCCATGCTGCAGATCTACGTGCTGTGCCTCTTGCTGATCAGTCTGATTCTGTCCATGCACATCCTGTGCCGCTCCTGCTTCACGCACAGCTACAGCTACACGGGACCCATCAACCAGCAGTGGAGGGCTCAGGCCACGACGCTCTGCTTCACCCTGCTGCTCTCCGCCTGCATCTGGGTGGTGTGGATCGCCATGCTGACTAGGGGGAACCCCGAGGTGGACCGCCGGCCGGTCTGGGACGACCCGGTGCTGAGCATCGCCTTGGTCGCAAACGGCTGGGCGTTGGTGATCGGGCACGGCCTGTCCCAGGTCGCCTTCTTCTGCAGGGGGGAGGCCACAGCGCAGGAAGTTCCTCTAAACTTTGTAGGCTGGACCAGCCCCAGCGCCGACATTCCCGGACTGGGAAGccagaaggaaggaaaggaaaacGGAAGCTTCGAGACAGATGGCGAGAACAGGAGAG GCAGGAGAGCTGAGCCAGCGCTGCGATCCCCCTACGAGTCAGGCTTCTCCATGacg GAGATCGACCCCAACAAGGATTACACCATCCCTCGCCCTCAGACCACCAACTTCAATCAACCCTATGATGAATACTACGGAGAAGAATAA
- the pde6hb gene encoding retinal cone rhodopsin-sensitive cGMP 3',5'-cyclic phosphodiesterase subunit gamma, whose protein sequence is MNASPPAGSALSPGGTAGPTTPKKGPPKFKQRQTRTFKSKAPKPGQKGFGDDIPGMEGLGTDITVVCPWEAFGDMELSDLAKYGII, encoded by the exons ATGAACGCCAGTCCACCAGCAGGAAGCGCCCTGTCCCCCGGCGGTACCGCGGGGCCCACTACTCCCAAAAAGGGCCCACCCAAGTTCAAGCAGAGGCAGACTCGCACATTCAAGAGCAAGGCTCCCAAACCCGGCCagaaggg CTTCGGCGACGACATCCCCGGCATGGAGGGTCTCGGCACCGACATCACAGTGGTGTGCCCATGGGAAGCCTTCGGCGACATGGAGCTCAGCGACTTGGCCAAATACGGCATCATTTAA
- the mgp gene encoding matrix Gla protein isoform X1 → MARETWLQRQNSFQITQVEEPCQQSGHANTVPVCLSANSCIPHLVKDKMRSLLQFLALCAVVSLCVCYDSNESNESREDLFVPPNRANSFIQGSRRTTPRANLYNQYFSRKSPAEIRAETCEDYSPCRFYAYRFGVQHAYQRYFGGRNPPQQQQQRYRPMGTRRY, encoded by the exons ATGGCAAGAGAAACCTGGCTGCAGAGACAGAATTCCTTCCAAATCACACAAGTAGAAGAACCTTGTCAGCAGTCTGGTCATGCAAACACAGTTCCTGTGTGCCTTTCTGCAAATTCATGCATTCCCCACCTGGT TAAGGACAAGATGAGGAGCCTCCTTCAGTTCTTGGCCCTCTGCGCTGTGGTCTCCCTCTGTGTCTGCTATG ATTCTAATGAAAGCAATGAATCCCGTGAAG atttaTTTGTGCCTCCAAATCGAGCCAACTCCTTCATCCAGGGGAGCAGACGTACCACACCCAGAGCAAACCTCTACAACCAGTACTTCTCGAG GAAGTCTCCAGCAGAGATCCGTGCAGAGACCTGTGAGGACTACTCGCCCTGCCGCTTCTACGCCTACCGCTTTGGCGTCCAACACGCCTACCAGAGATACTTCGGAGGCCGAAATccaccacagcagcagcagcagcgctacAGACCGATGGGGACTCGTCGGTACTAA
- the mgp gene encoding matrix Gla protein isoform X2 has translation MRSLLQFLALCAVVSLCVCYDSNESNESREDLFVPPNRANSFIQGSRRTTPRANLYNQYFSRKSPAEIRAETCEDYSPCRFYAYRFGVQHAYQRYFGGRNPPQQQQQRYRPMGTRRY, from the exons ATGAGGAGCCTCCTTCAGTTCTTGGCCCTCTGCGCTGTGGTCTCCCTCTGTGTCTGCTATG ATTCTAATGAAAGCAATGAATCCCGTGAAG atttaTTTGTGCCTCCAAATCGAGCCAACTCCTTCATCCAGGGGAGCAGACGTACCACACCCAGAGCAAACCTCTACAACCAGTACTTCTCGAG GAAGTCTCCAGCAGAGATCCGTGCAGAGACCTGTGAGGACTACTCGCCCTGCCGCTTCTACGCCTACCGCTTTGGCGTCCAACACGCCTACCAGAGATACTTCGGAGGCCGAAATccaccacagcagcagcagcagcgctacAGACCGATGGGGACTCGTCGGTACTAA